From a single Onychomys torridus chromosome 9, mOncTor1.1, whole genome shotgun sequence genomic region:
- the LOC118590744 gene encoding 60S ribosomal protein L36a-like — protein MAPLQQQQQQQQQQQQPYSLARSKGAPATLPVPFSPLYLVWQGQKEQNLGNLGCRVSHFHRIDTSTAKKVNVPKTRRTFCKKCGKHQPHKLTQYKKGKDSLYAQGKRCYDQKQSGYSGQTKPVFQKKAKTTKKIVLRLECVEPNCRSKRMLAIKRYKHFELGGDKKRKGQVIQF, from the exons ATGGCTCCGTTG cagcagcagcagcagcagcagcagcagcagcagcagccatacTCACTAGCAAGAAGCAAAGGAGCCCCAGCCACGTTGCctgttcctttctctcccctaTATTTGG TATGGCAGggtcaaaaagaacaaaacttgGGCAATCTTGGATGCCGGGTCTCCCATTTTCATCGCATAGACACCTCTACTGCAAAGAAGGTCAACGTACCTAAAACCCGGAGGACTTTCTGTAAGAAATGTGGCAAGCATCAGCCTCACAAATTGACCCAGTATAAGAAGGGCAAGGATTCCCTGTATGCCCAAGGAAAGCGGTGCTACGATCAGAAGCAGAGTGGTTACAGCGGGCAGACAAAGCCAGTTTTCCAAAAGAAGGccaaaactacaaagaagatTGTGCTCAGGCTTGAGTGTGTCGAGCCCAACTGCAGATCCAAGAGGATGCTGGCCATTAAGAGATACAAGCATTTTGAACTGGgaggagacaagaagagaaagggccaAGTGATCCAGTTCTAA